GGGTATGATTAAGAAAATCAATCACTTGGTTGTTACAGAAAACATATAATTATAGTTATGGAATTACATACGCTTAAACCGGCAATAGGTTCCTTAAAAAATAAAAAACGAGTTGGTAGAGGACAAGGATCCGGTAAAGGAGGAACAGCTACACGTGGTTATAATGGTGCCCAGTCTAGATCTGGATATAAAAGAAAAATTGGCTTTGAAGGAGGACAGCAACCATTGCAAAGAAGACTTCCAATGTATGGATTTAAATGTCCTAGCAGGATTGAGTTTACTCCACTAAACCTTAATGTATTACAGGCCTTAGCTGAAAAACATAACGTTTCTTCTATAGATGCTCATTTTTTAAGGCAGCATAGGGTGATTGGTAAAAACGGGAAATACAAAATTTTAGGTGGTGGTCAACTAAATATTAAACTTTCTGTTGCTGCACATCGTTGTTCCGCTTCTGCCATGCAGGCTATTCAAAATCTTGGTGGAACAGTGATTATACTTCCTATATATGAGTAAGTTATTTAGAACCATTAAAGATATATTCCTGATAAAGGAGCTTAGGGTACGCATCGGAAATACCTTATTGTTTTTGTTGCTATTCCGTGCCGGAGCCACTATTGTTTTACCAGGTATAGATATGACACAAGTATCTGGTAGGGTAAAGGGAATACTTGGATTATTAGATAGCTTTTTAGGTGGTTCCTTTAGCAACGCTTCTGTTTTTGCTCTTGGTGTTGCCCCTTATATTTCGGCATCTATTATCATGCAACTTTTGTCTATTGCTTGGCCTAAAATACAAAAAATACAACGTGAAGGAGAAGCTGGTAAACGTAAAATCGCTCGGATTTCTCGGATTTTAACTATTTTTATTGCAATTTTTCAATCTTTTCAGTATTTATTAGTTACTACCAGTAATAATAGCGTTTCAATAGATAAGCCTTTCTTCATGGCTATGTCTATTGTTATTTTAACTGCAGGTACTGTTTTTTGTATGTGGTTAGGAGAAAAAATTACGGATAAAGGCATTGGCAATGGTGTTACCATGTTAATCATGGTTAGCATTGTGTCTGCTTTTCCAGCTGCTTTGTATCAAGAAGCAGTACATCGAGGAAGTAGAGGTATCCTTTTATTTGTGTTTGAGCTTTTCTTCTTGTTTTTGATCGTTTTAGTAGTT
This is a stretch of genomic DNA from Cardinium endosymbiont of Culicoides punctatus. It encodes these proteins:
- the secY gene encoding preprotein translocase subunit SecY, which translates into the protein MSKLFRTIKDIFLIKELRVRIGNTLLFLLLFRAGATIVLPGIDMTQVSGRVKGILGLLDSFLGGSFSNASVFALGVAPYISASIIMQLLSIAWPKIQKIQREGEAGKRKIARISRILTIFIAIFQSFQYLLVTTSNNSVSIDKPFFMAMSIVILTAGTVFCMWLGEKITDKGIGNGVTMLIMVSIVSAFPAALYQEAVHRGSRGILLFVFELFFLFLIVLVVVAFTQATRKVPIQYAKQLSSSTIYGGQRQYIPFKLNSAGVMPIIFANLLIVCISFIVGIWADKFAWAANISRMLQDITSWPFNILFACLIVVFTFFYTAITVNPVQIAEDLKRNNSFIPGVTSGNATARFFDDILDRITLPSAIFLAVIAIFPAFAHMAGLSLSFSKFYGGTSLLIMVSSMLETLQQIESYLLMRRYEVIINTGARIK
- the rplO gene encoding 50S ribosomal protein L15 — its product is MELHTLKPAIGSLKNKKRVGRGQGSGKGGTATRGYNGAQSRSGYKRKIGFEGGQQPLQRRLPMYGFKCPSRIEFTPLNLNVLQALAEKHNVSSIDAHFLRQHRVIGKNGKYKILGGGQLNIKLSVAAHRCSASAMQAIQNLGGTVIILPIYE